In a single window of the Petrotoga olearia DSM 13574 genome:
- a CDS encoding UPF0175 family protein encodes MKTISINLPDFIDLNEKEIKLLIATKLYEESKLSLGEAAQLSELSKRAFIEILGRFDNSLFNYNDEELRNDVKNA; translated from the coding sequence ATGAAAACTATATCTATAAATCTGCCTGATTTTATTGATTTAAATGAAAAAGAAATCAAATTACTAATTGCTACAAAATTATATGAAGAAAGCAAGTTATCCTTAGGAGAAGCCGCACAATTATCAGAACTTTCCAAGAGAGCTTTTATTGAAATATTGGGTCGTTTCGATAACTCGCTATTTAATTACAACGATGAAGAATTAAGAAATGATGTAAAAAATGCCTAA
- a CDS encoding TrmO family methyltransferase domain-containing protein: MMEIKYTPIGLSVVRLIKVEKNILEIQNVEIIDGTPVLDIKPYVPEFTTNDGVKIGWLERNVHKLQQSKDDGRFS, translated from the coding sequence ATGATGGAAATTAAATACACCCCCATTGGTTTATCGGTTGTTAGGTTAATAAAAGTAGAAAAGAATATACTGGAGATTCAAAATGTAGAAATAATTGATGGTACTCCTGTTTTGGATATAAAACCCTACGTACCTGAATTCACTACTAATGATGGGGTTAAAATAGGATGGCTTGAGAGAAATGTTCACAAATTGCAACAATCTAAAGACGACGGTAGATTTAGTTAA
- a CDS encoding ATP-binding protein: MKKEKRNMDLESVESHTTEFKSSWRDEYLKWICAFANTDGGRLLIGVDDNGKPVGVEDSKKLLEDLPNKLRDILGIIPSVRLEKENGKEIIIIEVEHSYVPISYHGRFYVRSGSTIQELKGKDLTRFLISNSGKHWEEYIEENAFIEDINNETIEKFKQIAIKRIPLVKDENEPIKVLEKLNLIKNGKLTRAALLLFGKNPKRFWTSSYIKVGKFLTDTDIISSDDIEGNLFEQVEKTMESLRTKYLISEIRFEGIYRKEELEYPEEALREAIINSVIHRDYIGPHTQLKIYPDKIILWNVGTLPKEIKVDELKKNHSSYPRNELLADVFFKAGLIEAWGRGTIKITDECKKAGLPEPEFKEEFGGFAVYFYKDIYTEDNLRKMGLNERQIKAVKYVKEKGKITNKEYQEITNVSRQMATIDLAEIVKKGVFARIGKAGKGVAYQLTKLTNK; the protein is encoded by the coding sequence TTGAAAAAAGAGAAAAGAAATATGGATTTAGAATCAGTTGAATCTCATACAACCGAATTCAAGTCCTCATGGCGCGACGAATATCTAAAATGGATTTGTGCCTTTGCAAATACCGATGGAGGAAGATTGCTCATCGGAGTTGATGATAATGGTAAGCCTGTTGGCGTCGAAGACTCTAAGAAATTACTTGAGGATTTACCCAATAAATTAAGAGATATCCTTGGCATTATACCAAGTGTCCGATTAGAAAAGGAAAACGGTAAGGAAATAATTATAATAGAAGTTGAGCATTCCTATGTACCAATTTCATATCATGGGAGATTTTATGTTAGAAGCGGAAGCACAATTCAGGAACTAAAAGGCAAGGACCTGACCAGGTTTCTAATATCCAACTCAGGCAAGCACTGGGAAGAGTATATTGAGGAAAATGCTTTTATTGAGGATATAAATAATGAGACAATTGAAAAATTCAAACAAATCGCGATAAAAAGAATTCCACTTGTGAAAGATGAAAATGAGCCGATAAAGGTGCTTGAGAAATTAAATTTGATTAAAAATGGTAAATTAACAAGGGCTGCCCTTTTACTATTCGGTAAAAATCCAAAAAGATTCTGGACAAGTTCCTATATAAAAGTGGGTAAATTCTTGACGGATACAGATATTATAAGTTCTGATGATATTGAAGGCAATCTCTTTGAACAGGTGGAAAAAACAATGGAGTCATTGCGGACAAAATATCTTATATCTGAAATAAGATTTGAAGGAATTTATCGTAAAGAAGAACTTGAATATCCAGAAGAAGCATTGAGAGAAGCCATAATTAATTCGGTTATACATAGAGATTATATCGGTCCACATACCCAGTTAAAAATTTATCCTGATAAAATAATTCTTTGGAATGTTGGCACACTTCCAAAAGAAATCAAGGTTGATGAATTAAAGAAAAACCATTCATCTTATCCAAGAAATGAGTTATTAGCAGATGTATTTTTCAAAGCTGGACTAATAGAGGCTTGGGGCAGAGGAACAATAAAAATTACAGATGAATGTAAAAAAGCTGGACTGCCAGAACCAGAATTTAAAGAAGAGTTTGGCGGTTTTGCAGTTTATTTCTATAAAGACATTTATACAGAAGATAATTTAAGAAAAATGGGGTTAAATGAAAGGCAAATAAAAGCTGTAAAGTATGTAAAAGAAAAGGGAAAGATTACGAATAAGGAATATCAGGAAATTACTAATGTATCTAGGCAAATGGCAACTATTGATCTCGCAGAAATTGTGAAGAAGGGGGTATTTGCAAGGATTGGAAAAGCAGGCAAGGGAGTTGCCTACCAATTGACTAAATTGACTAATAAATGA
- a CDS encoding TrmO family methyltransferase domain-containing protein produces MFEEVGKLAKSMMEIRYIPIGLSVVRLIKVEKNMPEIQNVEIIDGTPVLDIKPYVPEFTTNDGVKIG; encoded by the coding sequence ATGTTTGAGGAAGTAGGAAAGTTAGCAAAAAGTATGATGGAAATTAGATACATTCCCATTGGTTTATCGGTTGTTAGGTTAATAAAAGTAGAAAAGAATATGCCGGAGATTCAAAATGTAGAAATAATTGATGGTACCCCTGTTTTGGATATAAAACCCTACGTACCAGAATTCACAACTAATGATGGAGTTAAAATAGGATGA